In the Uranotaenia lowii strain MFRU-FL chromosome 1, ASM2978415v1, whole genome shotgun sequence genome, CTCCATTTCGGCCAAGACCTCCTTGAACTGACGGTGATACAGTGGATTTGTTAAGATGCTGTTAACAATCTTGATCactaaattcataatttcaactATTTCACTGGGAAACGCCTGGGCACAAAGTGCTTCTTGATGAATGATACagtgaaatgtaaaaatttcgtgGTCAATTTTGCTCTGAAGTATCGTTGTTGCTCCTTTATTTCTGCCAGTCATGCTTCTTGCTCCATCGGTTGCTATGGCTACGATTTTGTTCAAATCAATGTTATTTTTTGCAAGGCATTTAAGAACAGCATTAGCGATGTCTTCTCCTCTAGTTTGTCCTGCAAGCGGTAGCAATCCAAGAAGCTCTTCTTTTGGGCCTTGGACACTATTATACTTTGCAAAAAGAGCGACTTGTGCGGTATCAGTAATGTCGCAAGACTCATCAATTGCAAGTGATAAGGCAGTAGACTGTCGAATGTCCTCCACTTGCAAAGATGTAACATTCGAAGACATTTTATGCACCCTATCTTGCACTGTTTTGGCTGATAATGgcaaatcattaatttttttcaagatttcttGGTGGTTTTTAAAATCACGAAAAAGTTCTTTGGACGCACTAACGAAGCAAGCCTTTACGAAGTCACCATCTGAGAATGGTTTGCCCTTTTTTGCAATTTCCAAAGACACTGCAAAACTTGCCAAATTGACGCTGTTCTTCGATTGCGTCCAAATGTTCAGCAATGAACATGACTTTTGATTCCGTTGATGAAGCTCTTCAACGGCTTTCTTTCGTTCTTCACCAGCGGGATATTTTCTTGCAAATATTGCATGCTTTTTGTTGAAGTGTCTTTCCaaattagactttttgttaTGTGCCAGCTTTTCGTGACAAATTAAACAAGTTGGTAGGCCATCTGAATTACATACGAACGCCAAAGACTCTGTCCAATCCTGATTGAATTCTCGATTTTCATCTTCTACTCTTCTTTTTTTCGTTGTAGAAGCCATGCTTGTCGTTCAcctgtaattgatttttttttggtcagatAGACATCCAAAGAGCAGAGAAGGAATTTGAATTATCTTGCCATGTCATTGATACCCACTTTGTTATATAAAAgcttttggataaaaaataacggcaatttaaaaaaactttcaactggaaattttaaaatttgacaacatttaaatttag is a window encoding:
- the LOC129738088 gene encoding general transcription factor II-I repeat domain-containing protein 2-like, which codes for MSSNVTSLQVEDIRQSTALSLAIDESCDITDTAQVALFAKYNSVQGPKEELLGLLPLAGQTRGEDIANAVLKCLAKNNIDLNKIVAIATDGARSMTGRNKGATTILQSKIDHEIFTFHCIIHQEALCAQAFPSEIVEIMNLVIKIVNSILTNPLYHRQFKEVLAEMENQYSDLLLHNKVRWLSRGKVLKRFASCIKEINIFLKSKGINHPQLEDEEWLQKFYFMVDITAKLNELNLKLQGKGNPAYMLVEELDGIAAELIKMGPDKMVDLLHQLIVRIWDTEQVPEK